GCCGGCGGTTCCAGTAGAAGAAAGCGAGCGACACCAGGGTCGCACCGGCGACCACTTGCCATACCAGCGTATAGTCGATGCGTGGCCGCACCTCCACCGCACCCCATTTCTGGTTGATGGCGTTGATCTGGGCGGGGGTCATTGCCGCCAGCCCCTTGTCGATCAGCGAGGCCAGTGCCGGCCAGTCGATACGTACCGCCATCCCCTGCGTGTGCTGACCATAGGGCGTGCCGGCGGCGACCACCAAGTTGGTGAAGCGATTCTGTTTGATGAGGAAATTGGCAATGGCAAGGTTCCCTACGTAGGCCTCGGCCTGCCCCATGGCCACGGCCTCGAGGGCCTGCTGCGAGCGCCCCACTTCGAGGATGCGGATTCTGGGATGGTCGGTCCGGATTTTGTCCGTGATCGTAAAGCCCTTTTCCACCGCCAGGGTCTTGCCGCTCAGACCTTCGAGGCCGGCGATGTAGTGAGTGTCGTTGCGGGTATACACCACCCAGGGGGCGGTCAGGTAGTCGTTCGTCAGGGCGAACTGCTGTTCACGCTCCGGGGTACGGTGCATGGTCGGCAGCAGATCGAAATGCGCGCGGGCGCCCCTGACATCGGCCATCGCATCGAACCACTGAATGGCAGTGATCACATACTCGACCCGAAAGTTGAAACGCCTGGCGATCGCATCGAGATAGTCGACCGCCACGCCCGAGGGCCTCGGCTTGGTCATCATGTAGGGGGGCCAGTCGACGATGCGAACGCGGACGGTATGATTGGCGTCCAACCAGGCGCGCTCTTCCCGGGTCAACTGGATGGGGGCCGCAGGCGCGACGGTTTCCGCTTGCCCGGCCATCGCCGCAGAAGCGAAAAAAGGGCAGATCAGGATGATCGCGAGCAACCGGGATTTCATGCGCGGCGGCGAAATCCAAATCGCTTTGACGTCATACGCCATGGCGTCTTGCTACCCGCGCGCCCGGAGCGCCTGTGAAAAAGACTCAAGGTCATAATCGTAGGCCCACTGCTCCAGTACCCTGCGCAGAACGGCGTCATGGTCGTCGAGTTGCCCCACCAGTTCGGTGATCCGGCCGAAGTCGGCCAGTTCCACCGCGCCCCTCAGGTTGGTACGCCATTGCTCAGGGGGGCCGGCCAGGCGCACCGCCAGTTCCTCGGCAGTAAGCGGGACCGCGCCGGTCGGCACCGCCGCGGCGCACACGAACCGCAATCCGGCCCGCCGCTCAAGGATGGCGAACAGTTCCTCGGCCCGGAACGGCTTGCCGGCAAAGTCATCGCAACCGCAGGCCAGAAAGTGGTCACGATTTTCATTGAAGGCGCTCGCGGTCAGTGCCACCACCACCGAGCGTACCGCATCGGGCCGGGCGGCCATGCGCGCCTTGATCTGTCGCGCCGCCTCTTCCCCCGACATGACCGGCATCCGCATGTCCATGAAGACGACCTGGGGCTGCCATTGCTCCCAGAGCGCCACGGCCTCCTGCCCGTCAGCCGCCTCGCATAGCTCCAGCACTGGTGGTTGCGGATTGAGCATCTCCAGCAGGGCCCGCAGCGGCGCCCGATTGTCCGGCAGGTCATCGACGATGAGAACCCGACAGACCGGCTGGCCCGACTCCAGGCCAAGCACGGGGAGTTCGGCCCGCTCGGCCCTGGGTTCGATGGCAGCGGTCGGCGCCAGTACCAGGGTGAAGGAGAAGCAACTCCCTTGGCCCAGCGTGCTGTCGGCGCTCAGTTCCCCCCCCATGAGCCGGACAAAGCGGCTGCTCAGGGCCAGGCCAAGGCCGGTCCCGCCCTGTACTTGTCGGCCGCTGGCGGTCTGACCGAAGGGCTCGAAGAGTCGCGCCATCTCCCCCGGGGCTATCCCCATCCCCGTGTCGACGACGCTGAAGCAGATGGCATCGTCCGCGACCGGCTCGACCCGCAGCGTCACCGCGCCTGCGGTGGTGAATTTGACTGCATTGCCGACCAGATTGATCAGGACTTGCCGCAGCTTCATCGCATCCCCGACGACCATCCGGGGGAGCACCGAGGACGCGACGGTCAGGGCCAGCCCCCGCTCATGGGCGCGCTGCCGGAAAAAGGCCTCCGCCTCCGCGATGAGTTCGGTGAGGTCGAAGGGGGCCGCCTGGACGGTCATCCGGCCAGCCTCGATCTTGGCCATGTCGAGGATGTCGTTGATCAGGGTGAGCAGGTGTTCACCGTTGCGCTCGATGGTGGTCAGGCTGTCGCGCTGGGTGGCGTTCAGGGCCGGGTCACGGCCCAAGACCTGCGCGAAGCCGAGAATGGAGTTCAACGGGGTGCGAATCTCATGGCTCATGTTGGCGAGGAATTCGCTCTTGGCACGATTGGCCGCCTCCGCCGCTTCCTTGGCCCGGGCCAATTGCTCCTCCGCCTGCTTGCGCTCGGTGATGTCCTGGCCCTGGGCGATGGTGGCGAGCGGGGTCTGCCCGTCCGCGGCAAAGAGCGTAGCCGAATTCCACAGCACGGTCCGCACGGACCCGTCACGGTGCTGGATCTTGATCTCGACGACCTCCCACCGCTGGCCGCTCAGGGTCTGGCGG
The DNA window shown above is from Candidatus Thiodictyon syntrophicum and carries:
- a CDS encoding PAS domain S-box protein; the encoded protein is MSLTCSIVPLSAGAQAGRDARLVPAEPAFINQPQAFGADHHAIIWPVPALVLALSIVSAVLLRAIVKNHQAQAALSHGQTRLDALEESEERLSLVIMGSHDAPWDWDLINNDIYYSPQWWEQLGYAPDERRPEADLWRLWMHPDDAAHVTSVLDGALRNHLETFEVELRLLHKDGHYVPVLARGFITRDDGGRPLRVTGANMNLSERKRAEQTLRETNAYLENLINYANAPIIVWDPQFRITRFNHAFEFLSGRTEVQMLGQSLAILFPPALCADSMALIRQTLSGQRWEVVEIKIQHRDGSVRTVLWNSATLFAADGQTPLATIAQGQDITERKQAEEQLARAKEAAEAANRAKSEFLANMSHEIRTPLNSILGFAQVLGRDPALNATQRDSLTTIERNGEHLLTLINDILDMAKIEAGRMTVQAAPFDLTELIAEAEAFFRQRAHERGLALTVASSVLPRMVVGDAMKLRQVLINLVGNAVKFTTAGAVTLRVEPVADDAICFSVVDTGMGIAPGEMARLFEPFGQTASGRQVQGGTGLGLALSSRFVRLMGGELSADSTLGQGSCFSFTLVLAPTAAIEPRAERAELPVLGLESGQPVCRVLIVDDLPDNRAPLRALLEMLNPQPPVLELCEAADGQEAVALWEQWQPQVVFMDMRMPVMSGEEAARQIKARMAARPDAVRSVVVALTASAFNENRDHFLACGCDDFAGKPFRAEELFAILERRAGLRFVCAAAVPTGAVPLTAEELAVRLAGPPEQWRTNLRGAVELADFGRITELVGQLDDHDAVLRRVLEQWAYDYDLESFSQALRARG